Proteins encoded in a region of the Quercus lobata isolate SW786 chromosome 8, ValleyOak3.0 Primary Assembly, whole genome shotgun sequence genome:
- the LOC115957354 gene encoding uncharacterized protein LOC115957354 gives MITMDAKGIKWVGNIYQKFEAMCLEVEEIMYQDTVKYVEDQVQNVGATVKRFYSDVVQDFTPPSSEDPVKVPASELPGERYSDVGIYRRRKVGMKKDPLRVDVGKQAEDSKVISGMNKNVGCARSLHAVRDVDNLCQLSSGDSVKGTCSEAFSGHHRDGNIYNKSNLGIQEIPENNKLPQTEMSGEIAPINDVGRASSELSNQNQGASCDQTVTVSAPALVEVGRFDSIAESCNEVENASEHINDDSMHSASSDMTFLVDSVGNEGKEMRPPSSDGLSDESNAADICTNNGAISLFGSSLDLVQYNEVADKEVFVSHPGRSDDWSLEALESSTVSEQGVETTQQDAKVKLEETCILVDGDELHFVPHKEGKRRPYKKKIQEAFSSRIRSARKHEYEQLAVWHGSDGKISKATAESSTPLVNRKKTTTNDFNETEWELL, from the exons ATGATCACAATGGATGCAAAAGGTATAAAATGGGTTGGGAACATATATCAAAAGTTTGAAGCTATGTGCTTGGAGGTGGAAGAAATAATGTACCAG GACACTGTCAAATATGTTGAGGATCAGGTTCAGAATGTTGGGGCAACTGTTAAAAGGTTCTATTCAGATGTCGTGCAAGATTTTACTCCCCCATCCTCAGAGGATCCTGTGAAAGTGCCAGCCTCTGAATTACCTGGAGAACGCTATTCTGATGTTGGGATCTATAGAAGGCGAAAAGTAGGTATGAAAAAAGATCCTCTGAGGGTTGATGTTGGGAAACAAGCTGAGGATTCAAAAGTAATTTCTGGTATGAATAAAAATGTGGGCTGTGCAAGATCTCTTCATGCTGTTCGTGATGTAGATAATTTGTGCCAACTATCTTCTGGGGATTCTGTGAAAGGAACTTGCTCTGAGGCATTTTCAGGACATCATAGGGATGGGAATATCTATAACAAGTCAAACCTTGGTATCCAAGAAATTCCAGAAAATAACAAACTGCCACAGACTGAAATGTCAGGGGAAATTGCACCTATAAATGACGTGGGCAGAGCATCATCAGAACTCTCAAATCAAAATCAGGGGGCTTCATGTGACCAGACAGTTACAGTTTCAGCCCCTGCTTTGGTTGAAGTTGGAAGGTTTGACTCCATAGCAGAAAGTTGTAATGAGGTTGAAAATGCAAGTGAACATATAAATGATGACTCAATGCATAGTGCATCATCTGATATGACTTTTTTGGTTGACTCTGTTggaaatgaaggaaaagaaatgagACCTCCATCCTCTGATGGCCTCTCAGATGAGTCAAATG CTGCGGACATTTGTACAAACAATGGGGCGATTTCTCTTTTTGGTTCCTCGCTGGATTTAGTACAGTACAATGAAGTTGCTGATAAGGAGGTTTTTGTGTCTCATCCAG GAAGATCAGATGACTGGAGTTTGGAGGCACTTGAGAGTAGTACTGTTTCTGAACAGGGAGTGGAGACCACCCAACAAGATGCTAAGGTAAAGCTTGAGGAAACCTGTATTCTTGTGGATGGAGATGAACTTCATTTTGTTCCTCACAAGGAAGGCAAACGCAGGCCGTACAAG aaaAAGATTCAGGAAGCCTTTTCTTCAAGAATAAGGTCGGCAAGGAAGCATGAGTATGAGCAGCTGGCAGTTTGGCATGGGTCTGATGGAAAAATAAGTAAAGCAACGGCTGAGAGTTCAACGCCTCTGGTGAACAGGAAGAAAACCACAACTAATGATTTCAATGAAACTGAGTGGGAGCTTCTCTAG